The following proteins are co-located in the Tachysurus vachellii isolate PV-2020 chromosome 19, HZAU_Pvac_v1, whole genome shotgun sequence genome:
- the LOC132862792 gene encoding membrane cofactor protein-like isoform X7 gives MLRYIIFFSTLLMIAVTVRAQCDTPVVGGNRIMTEGLQQGPFPEGSTIKFKCSTGYVPERLASSSITCMGTQWSELELQCRKKSCGNPGEITNGKYEYQPTDAVLFGAVITAVCNKGYQLVGYEIRNCRETGWDGRPPLCEAVKCQAPPDVTDGTFEPAEEFYAYGDGVTYSCKRGLNLIGSSTIICSDKGHFRPDPPQCLLVTCERPEILNAVRIEGKSPPYKYSEFVRYQCNKGYKMEGYDRMICTEKGWDPPPPQCTVMTCETPEILNAFRIEGKSPPYKYRDFVRYRCNEGYKMEGSDRMICTEKGWDPPPPQCTVVKCKPPPAVTDGTFNPDKEQYTYGDEVTYSCKRGLNLVGSSVLTCSDKGHFQPDPPQCLHTTCDAPHIINGFIIGDESTFYRYKSSVRVECYSFYKMEGSDILTCEENGWNPPSPKCYFNLVWISAVIIVALIFLVLCIVYCYMKFRKPSESPPVLWDEATDAIL, from the exons ATGTTGCGTTACATAATTTTCTTCTCTACACTTCTCATGATAGCTGTAACAGTCCGAG CCCAATGTGACACACCTGTTgttggaggaaaccggattaTGACTGAAGGATTACAACAAGGGCCTTTTCCTGAAGGATCCACTATAAAGTTCAAATGTTCCACCGGTTATGTTCCTGAGCGACTAGCTTCCAGCTCAATCACCTGCATGGGAACCCAGTGGAGTGAACTCGAACTTCAGTGCAGAA aaaagagCTGTGGGAATCCTGGTGAGATAACCAATGGAAAGTATGAGTATCAACCTACAGACGCAGTTTTGTTTGGAGCGGTCATCACAGCAGTGTGTAATAAAGG TTACCAGCTTGTTGGATATGAAATTAGAAATTGCAGAGAAACTGGTTGGGATGGAAGACCTCCTCTATGTGAAG CGGTGAAGTGTCAAGCGCCTCCTGATGTAACAGATGGAACGTTTGAACCAGCCGAAGAATTTTATGCCTATGGAGACGGAGTCACATACTCTTGTAAAAGAGGTCTTAATCTTATTGGATCTTCAACAATAATATGCTCAGATAAGGGACATTTTCGGCCTGATCCTCCTCAGTGTCTGC ttgTGACCTGTGAGAGACCCGAAATCCTAAACGCAGTTAGAATTGAAGGAAAATCGCCACCTTATAAATACAGTGAGTTTGTTCGCTACCAGTGTAATAAAGGCTACAAAATGGAAGGATATGATCGCATGATCTGTACAGAGAAAGGCTGGGATCCACCTCCTCCTCAGTGCACCG ttaTGACCTGTGAGACACCCGAAATCCTAAACGCATTTAGAATTGAAGGAAAATCGCCACCTTATAAATACAGAGACTTTGTTCGCTACCGGTGTAATGAAGGCTACAAAATGGAAGGATCTGATCGCATGATCTGTACAGAGAAAGGCTGGGATCCACCTCCTCCTCAGTGCACCG tggtgAAGTGTAAACCGCCTCCTGCTGTAACAGATGGAACGTTTAATCCAGACAAAGAACAATATACCTATGGAGATGAAGTCACATACTCTTGTAAAAGAGGTCTTAATCTTGTTGGATCTTCAGTATTAACATGCTCAGATAAGGGACATTTTCAGCCTGATCCTCCTCAGTGTCTGC ACACAACCTGTGATGCACCCCACATTATTAATGGATTTATAATCGGGGACGAGTCAACATTTTACAGATATAAGTCATCAGTCCGGGTCGAGTGTTACAGCTTTTACAAGATGGAAGGGTCTGATATCCTGACCTGTGAGGAAAACGGATGGAATCCACCTTCTCCCAAGTGCTATTTCA ATTTGGTTTGGATTAGTGCAGTTATAATAGTAGCACTGA tttttctagttcttTGCATTGTCTACTGCTACATGAAATTCAGAAAACCTAGTGA ATCTCCACCCGTTCTCTGGGATGAAGCAACTGATGCCATTTTATAG
- the LOC132862792 gene encoding membrane cofactor protein-like isoform X9, producing the protein MLRYIIFFSTLLMIAVTVRAQCDTPVVGGNRIMTEGLQQGPFPEGSTIKFKCSTGYVPERLASSSITCMGTQWSELELQCRKKSCGNPGEITNGKYEYQPTDAVLFGAVITAVCNKGYQLVGYEIRNCRETGWDGRPPLCEAVKCQAPPDVTDGTFEPAEEFYAYGDGVTYSCKRGLNLIGSSTIICSDKGHFRPDPPQCLLVTCERPEILNAVRIEGKSPPYKYSEFVRYQCNKGYKMEGYDRMICTEKGWDPPPPQCTVMTCETPEILNAFRIEGKSPPYKYRDFVRYRCNEGYKMEGSDRMICTEKGWDPPPPQCTVVKCKPPPAVTDGTFNPDKEQYTYGDEVTYSCKRGLNLVGSSVLTCSDKGHFQPDPPQCLHTTCDAPHIINGFIIGDESTFYRYKSSVRVECYSFYKMEGSDILTCEENGWNPPSPKCYFNLVWISAVIIVALIFFF; encoded by the exons ATGTTGCGTTACATAATTTTCTTCTCTACACTTCTCATGATAGCTGTAACAGTCCGAG CCCAATGTGACACACCTGTTgttggaggaaaccggattaTGACTGAAGGATTACAACAAGGGCCTTTTCCTGAAGGATCCACTATAAAGTTCAAATGTTCCACCGGTTATGTTCCTGAGCGACTAGCTTCCAGCTCAATCACCTGCATGGGAACCCAGTGGAGTGAACTCGAACTTCAGTGCAGAA aaaagagCTGTGGGAATCCTGGTGAGATAACCAATGGAAAGTATGAGTATCAACCTACAGACGCAGTTTTGTTTGGAGCGGTCATCACAGCAGTGTGTAATAAAGG TTACCAGCTTGTTGGATATGAAATTAGAAATTGCAGAGAAACTGGTTGGGATGGAAGACCTCCTCTATGTGAAG CGGTGAAGTGTCAAGCGCCTCCTGATGTAACAGATGGAACGTTTGAACCAGCCGAAGAATTTTATGCCTATGGAGACGGAGTCACATACTCTTGTAAAAGAGGTCTTAATCTTATTGGATCTTCAACAATAATATGCTCAGATAAGGGACATTTTCGGCCTGATCCTCCTCAGTGTCTGC ttgTGACCTGTGAGAGACCCGAAATCCTAAACGCAGTTAGAATTGAAGGAAAATCGCCACCTTATAAATACAGTGAGTTTGTTCGCTACCAGTGTAATAAAGGCTACAAAATGGAAGGATATGATCGCATGATCTGTACAGAGAAAGGCTGGGATCCACCTCCTCCTCAGTGCACCG ttaTGACCTGTGAGACACCCGAAATCCTAAACGCATTTAGAATTGAAGGAAAATCGCCACCTTATAAATACAGAGACTTTGTTCGCTACCGGTGTAATGAAGGCTACAAAATGGAAGGATCTGATCGCATGATCTGTACAGAGAAAGGCTGGGATCCACCTCCTCCTCAGTGCACCG tggtgAAGTGTAAACCGCCTCCTGCTGTAACAGATGGAACGTTTAATCCAGACAAAGAACAATATACCTATGGAGATGAAGTCACATACTCTTGTAAAAGAGGTCTTAATCTTGTTGGATCTTCAGTATTAACATGCTCAGATAAGGGACATTTTCAGCCTGATCCTCCTCAGTGTCTGC ACACAACCTGTGATGCACCCCACATTATTAATGGATTTATAATCGGGGACGAGTCAACATTTTACAGATATAAGTCATCAGTCCGGGTCGAGTGTTACAGCTTTTACAAGATGGAAGGGTCTGATATCCTGACCTGTGAGGAAAACGGATGGAATCCACCTTCTCCCAAGTGCTATTTCA ATTTGGTTTGGATTAGTGCAGTTATAATAGTAGCACTGA ttttttttttctag
- the LOC132862792 gene encoding membrane cofactor protein-like isoform X5: MLRYIIFFSTLLMIAVTVRAQCDTPVVGGNRIMTEGLQQGPFPEGSTIKFKCSTGYVPERLASSSITCMGTQWSELELQCRKKSCGNPGEITNGKYEYQPTDAVLFGAVITAVCNKGYQLVGYEIRNCRETGWDGRPPLCEAVKCQAPPDVTDGTFEPAEEFYAYGDGVTYSCKRGLNLIGSSTIICSDKGHFRPDPPQCLLVTCERPEILNAVRIEGKSPPYKYSEFVRYQCNKGYKMEGYDRMICTEKGWDPPPPQCTVMTCETPEILNAFRIEGKSPPYKYRDFVRYRCNEGYKMEGSDRMICTEKGWDPPPPQCTVVKCKPPPAVTDGTFNPDKEQYTYGDEVTYSCKRGLNLVGSSVLTCSDKGHFQPDPPQCLHTTCDAPHIINGFIIGDESTFYRYKSSVRVECYSFYKMEGSDILTCEENGWNPPSPKCYFNLVWISAVIIVALIFFFLVLCIVYCYMKFRKPSESPPVLWDEATDAIL, from the exons ATGTTGCGTTACATAATTTTCTTCTCTACACTTCTCATGATAGCTGTAACAGTCCGAG CCCAATGTGACACACCTGTTgttggaggaaaccggattaTGACTGAAGGATTACAACAAGGGCCTTTTCCTGAAGGATCCACTATAAAGTTCAAATGTTCCACCGGTTATGTTCCTGAGCGACTAGCTTCCAGCTCAATCACCTGCATGGGAACCCAGTGGAGTGAACTCGAACTTCAGTGCAGAA aaaagagCTGTGGGAATCCTGGTGAGATAACCAATGGAAAGTATGAGTATCAACCTACAGACGCAGTTTTGTTTGGAGCGGTCATCACAGCAGTGTGTAATAAAGG TTACCAGCTTGTTGGATATGAAATTAGAAATTGCAGAGAAACTGGTTGGGATGGAAGACCTCCTCTATGTGAAG CGGTGAAGTGTCAAGCGCCTCCTGATGTAACAGATGGAACGTTTGAACCAGCCGAAGAATTTTATGCCTATGGAGACGGAGTCACATACTCTTGTAAAAGAGGTCTTAATCTTATTGGATCTTCAACAATAATATGCTCAGATAAGGGACATTTTCGGCCTGATCCTCCTCAGTGTCTGC ttgTGACCTGTGAGAGACCCGAAATCCTAAACGCAGTTAGAATTGAAGGAAAATCGCCACCTTATAAATACAGTGAGTTTGTTCGCTACCAGTGTAATAAAGGCTACAAAATGGAAGGATATGATCGCATGATCTGTACAGAGAAAGGCTGGGATCCACCTCCTCCTCAGTGCACCG ttaTGACCTGTGAGACACCCGAAATCCTAAACGCATTTAGAATTGAAGGAAAATCGCCACCTTATAAATACAGAGACTTTGTTCGCTACCGGTGTAATGAAGGCTACAAAATGGAAGGATCTGATCGCATGATCTGTACAGAGAAAGGCTGGGATCCACCTCCTCCTCAGTGCACCG tggtgAAGTGTAAACCGCCTCCTGCTGTAACAGATGGAACGTTTAATCCAGACAAAGAACAATATACCTATGGAGATGAAGTCACATACTCTTGTAAAAGAGGTCTTAATCTTGTTGGATCTTCAGTATTAACATGCTCAGATAAGGGACATTTTCAGCCTGATCCTCCTCAGTGTCTGC ACACAACCTGTGATGCACCCCACATTATTAATGGATTTATAATCGGGGACGAGTCAACATTTTACAGATATAAGTCATCAGTCCGGGTCGAGTGTTACAGCTTTTACAAGATGGAAGGGTCTGATATCCTGACCTGTGAGGAAAACGGATGGAATCCACCTTCTCCCAAGTGCTATTTCA ATTTGGTTTGGATTAGTGCAGTTATAATAGTAGCACTGA tttttttttttctagttcttTGCATTGTCTACTGCTACATGAAATTCAGAAAACCTAGTGA ATCTCCACCCGTTCTCTGGGATGAAGCAACTGATGCCATTTTATAG